Genomic segment of Desulfobulbaceae bacterium:
AATTTTTAGCCCCTTTTTGCGAAACAAATTTTCCAATCGAATCCACATGCAGGCCAAGCTTGTTAATCATCAAGGCTAACGAGACCTCGGTCAAGTCTTCCTGCTCCTTGCAAAGCCGCCAATAGGTCTGCCAGCGCATCCCCTTGGACATCCCCCGCCTGAATGATTTTTAATATGCCTGCCTCCCAGCCCAAACGCGCCCCGGATTTTTTCAGCCCTTCGCGCCATTAAATCAGCGGCATCCTCTCGCTGGCTTGAGTAGGCCAACTGGTGGCAATGCCGACAGGCGAAAATACCGCCACCATTGAGGACCGCCACCCGCCGCCCGCACCCAGCAACCGGGCACAAAACCATGCACGTTGACCGCCATAGTTACAGCCCGTCCAATCGAGCCATACAGGGTATTCCTTGTCCTGCCACTCCTCTCCGCCGCTCCGCTGTCGATACGACAGAATAATCCTGTCAACTTCCGTGCGTACCTGGATGGAGGCCACGTTTTCACCGTTGCGTGACCATTGCCAACTGAAGGCTTGGCCTGGTGCCAATAATCCCTTTCTCTGTAATTGGCGTGAATCTAATTTCCGGTAATCGCCGGTGGTACTCTTGGAACCCAAGTGCCAGCGTCGCCCGCTCCCCTGTCCACCCATTTTTTATCTCTCCGATTTTACCTAAATCATTAAGCTGTTTTGATACTTATTGTCCATGCTCACCAACGGAAATCCCTTGAAAGACCGACCTGTATTGGGTTTCATCCGATTCCTGAATGGTCGTCAATTCGCCTGTTTTTTTTGTGATATTACTCCTTGCCACGCAGCTCCTTCAACTTGATCAGCATAGCCAGTGTCCGTTCAAACTTACGATCAAGGTGAATTTCGTAGCGCGACAGCTTTTCCAATCGTTCAGCCTTCAATCCTTCACCCAGGGTTTGAGCCTTGATCGTGTGATGGTGCAAGGCCTCTTTTCCCATGTTGACACAGAGCGGCCATAGATGTTCGTCAATGAATTCCGCCAATCCTTCGCTGTTTGGTTGATACTCTTCTTCCTCGACATACTTTGCCCACCAGTCCCAGCTATCCGGCAACAAGGCCTTGAGCACCTTACCATAAGCAGAAGGGCCGCCTTTGCGCAGGATTGCCGACGCCTTCAAAATGAAGAGTCACAGTAACATGTACTTTTTTTCTGGTAATGAAGTGAGATGGCTAGTAAGATAAAAAAATTTTTCTATCTTGTACTTTTTGCTACCAAGGACATCCATAACCTCCTGAGTGGTTCCGATGACGCTACCCCGTCATGGAATGAAATTCCGAGATGTGGGGTAAGTTTCAAGATCTCTTTTTATTCATATCTGCAAATGAGACCAGAAAATTTAATAAGCAAAACTGGATAAAACCGCGGAACAACTCAAGCAGATCGAACTTTTTTTTTTGTAACGCCATCAAACTTAACTTAATGTAATTCCATGGCTAAACAAACTTTTGAAGAATGCCTCGAAAAACTGGAACAAATTACCAGGGAAATGGAAGAGGGAAATTTAAGTCTCGAAACATCACTCAAAAAATTTGACGAGGGGATGAAGCTCGCAGATTTCTGTTCCCGAAAACTTGACGAAGCACAAAAACGAGTCGACATCCTGATCAACAAAGACGGCGCTATTCATACTGAACCTTTTATCAACCACTCCACAGAAGACTAGTTGCCATGGACATAGACATCAAGGCATACCTCTCCGCGAAGCGCGAGCAAGTTGAACAAGTTCTATACGCCCTAATGCCAGCACCTGGCAATGAACTTAATCATCATATCGAATCATTGAATTACAGCCTGCAGGCAGGGGGCAAACGAGTGCGGCCGATTCTCTGCCTTGCTGCGGCCGAGTCTTTAGGTCACGATGTCCCCAGTCAACTGATGATCATTCCTTGCGCTCTCGAATGCATCCACACGTACTCTCTCATCCATGACGATCTGCCCGCCATGGATGATGATGCCCTCAGGCGCGGCAAACCGACCAATCACATGATTTATGGTGAAGCTGGAGCAATTTTAGCGGGAGACGGCCTACTCACCTTTGCTTTCGAACTCCTGAGCAAACCAGAAGCAAGCGAATTGGTCTCGGACCGTGACCGATTACGGATCACCCACCTCATCGCCAAAGCCATAGGTTCCTATGGCATGGTGGGCGGCCAAGCCCTGGACATGGAAGCCGAAGACCGGGACATCCCCCTCGCCGCCCTGCAGATGATCCACCAATGCAAAACCGGCGCTCTAATTACCGCCTCGGTTCAGACTGGCGCCATCCTGGGCCAGGCCAACAGCACCCAGTATCAGGCCCTGACCTCCTATGGAGAGCTTGTCGGCTTGGCCTTCCAGATCGTCGATGATCTGCTGAACGTCGAGGGAACCACCGAGCAGCTTGGCAAAGCGTCTGGATCCGACGCCAAAAAATGTAAAGCGACCTATCCAGCATTTCTCGGAGTCGAGCAAACCCGAATTAAAGCGCAGGAAACGATACAAACCGCTATCGACACCTTAGCAGAATTTGGCCCCGCTGCTGATCCGTTACGAGAGCTGGCCCGATATATTTATCGCCGCACGAACTGATCTTTTTCTTCTACTCTAGCGAACCCCTGAGCTAATAATCATGACATTACCGCCTTCACTCCTCTCGGCCATTCACTCGCCAACTGACCTAAAAAAGCTTAATGAAGACCGACTCCCTGAATTGGCAGCAGATATCCGCCGTGAGATCATCGAAACCGTATCCAAGGTCGGTGGACACCTGGCCCCTTCGTTAGGTGTTGTTGAATTGACCATAGCGATCCATTACATATTCAACACCCCGGATGACAAGTTAATATGGGACGTCGGACACCAATGCTATGCTCACAAACTATTAACCGGACGCCTCAATAAATTCAGGACCATTCGCCAATACAAAGGATTAAGCGGATTTCCTAAGCGAGAGGAAAGCCCGTATGACACCTTTGATACCGGACACAGCAGCACCTCGATCTCGGCAGGACTCGGCATCTCCTGTGCCAAAGACCTCCAAAAAGATCCTCGAAAAGTAATTGCGGTAATCGGCGATGGCTCCATGACTGGCGGCATGGCCTTCGAGGCCCTGAACCAGGCAGGCCACTTAGGGAAAGACCTTATCGTTATCCTGAATGATAATGAAATGTCCATCTCTCCGAATGTAGGCGCTTTATCAAGTTTCCTGAGCCGCAAGATGACAGGCGGCACAATGACCAGACTACGAAAGGAAATGGAACATTTTCTGAAATCAATCCCTAACGTCGGAGAAAACATTCTCCAAGTTCTCAAGAAAAGCGAAGGGAGTTTCAAGGGTTTCTTTACACCCGGAATGCTATTCGAAGCGCTGAAATTCGACTATGTCGGGCCAATACCAGGCCATGACCTAAACTCACTCATCGAAACCTTTAAAAACACCAATGAATTTGGCAGCGGACCGACATTGATCCACGTCATCACCAGCAAGGGAAAAGGCTATAAACCTGCAGAAAACAGGCCTGACGACTACCATGGCATCGGACCTTTTGACCTGGCCACCGGCAAAACCATTGACACTAAAGGCGGGGCGCCGACCTATACTTCAGTCTTCGGAAAAACCCTGGTCGAACTCGCTGAGACCAACGAAAAGATTGTCGCTATCACCGCCGCCATGCCCGCAGGAACAGGCCTTACCCACTTTGCCCTACGTTTCCCGAACCGCTTCTTCGATGTGGGCATTGCGGAACAACACGCCGTCACCTTTGCCGCAGGACTCGCCACTGAAAACATCCACCCAGTGGTTGCCATCTACTCGACTTTTCTGCAGCGCTCCCTCGACCAGATCATCCACGATGTATGTCTGCCCAATCTCCCGGTAACCCTCATGCTTGACCGTGCCGGTCTGGTTGGCGACGACGGCCCCACCCACCATGGCGTCTTCGACCTTACCTACCTCCGAATGATTCCCAACCTTGTAGTCATGGCCCCAAAGGACGAAACAGAATTACGCAACATGCTGCACACAGCGGTTCTTCATCCCGGACCAACTGCGATCAGGTACCCCCGAGGACAAGGACTTGGCGCCCAAGATAATGAACTGTTGCAAACACTAGACATTGGGAAAGGGGAACTGCTTAAGGAAGGAAATGATATCCTGCTTCTGCCAATCGGGTCCTGCGTTCAACCTGCGCTGGACGCTGCTCTGGAGCTTGAGAAACATGGAATTAACAGCACCGTGATCAACCCCAGATTTGCAAGCCCCCTGGATCGGGACCTGATTGTCTCCTGGGCCGAAAAAACGGGCCATGTTGTTACCATTGAAGAGAACGTCAAAAAGGGTGGATTTGGCAGTGGTGTGCTGGAACTTCTGTCCGAGATTCCAGGATGCCGGGTAAAAACCACCCTACTCGGACTACCGAACACCTTCATGACGCAAGGACCCCAGGAAACGTTACGCAACCTTGCCGGCATCGACACGCCAGGCATTATCAAGGCTGCTATGGCACTGTTGAACAATGCCTCCCAAGCAAACTAAAAGGGAGCAAGAGCCTATGCGTCTTCTGTCTGGGTAAAAACCTGATCAAGAACATCCCTGACTGTATCAGAAACGCCAAGGAACTTCACCCCAACCCGGATACGTTTTGGCGTCTGATCTGAGTGCCAGGTCATGACTTTCATATTGGAAATCACTCCGCGAAGATCGTTGACCTCGACCGAACCTTGCTCACCGCTAAACTGGACAGACAACATTAACGGGTAAGCCCAGCTAAATAGCGGATCCAGATCCATCTCGCACAACGCACCACCAATACTGATATTTATAACGGTAGCATCAATCCTGACTTGCCGCTGTTCGATAACAGCACACGTATCTCCGATACTGTAACGCTTCGCTTGACGCAAGGTGACCGGGCTGCATACCCGGTCAATGGCCCGGCACAGTGCCTCCGGTGGACAAGGCATAACAAGATGTGAAGAGCCAACCAACTCGGTCGCCATCTCCACATGTTCTTTTTTATCACCGATTAAAAACAAAAACGGAATTTGTGGGCCATCTTCTCTCTGTGCCAACTTCGTGCATAGTTGCAGACCAATCTCATCTTGAATATCCCATGAGTATAAAATCAAATGCACCACCTCACGGTCAACAATCTGCCCGATCTCATCAGCCCCACAGGCATGAAGTATTACCGCATCATCAAGCACAGACAATATTCTGGCACCTAAGACCGTACGCATCATCTCCGACTCATCAACGATTAAAATATGCCTGGCCATCATCCCCTCCCGTTACATTCCAAGTCCAAGTCCACCATGAAACCCTTCAGTTACCCTCTACCATGACATACTGCCATTCGGAAATCAAAGGCCATGATAAGACTCCTAACAAAGTTATCTTTCATGGTGGCAAAAAACGATACCTTTTTCCAGTTCTTTTATCGAAGCCTCCGCTTTTATTATTACTCTCTCACTCCCCATTTGACCTCAACCAATAACCACACATGACTCATCATTGTAATAAAAGGGTCGAGCCTTCCCGCAAGCCGCCAGGATACGCAGAAACAGGCGCAGAGATCTCTCTTAATCGCATCAGGACTCCGCAACCTCCTACAACAAAGCCATTCAACAAATCTCTATGGACTTTCTCCACCTATTTCGCAGAAGGATTTCCCTACACCATCATACGCACCGTCTCTTCCCTTTTTTTCAGAGACAGGGGAATGAGCCTGGAAGCGCTCGGAGTAACGTCCATCTTTGGCCTGCCCTGGGTACTAAAATTCCTCTGGGGACCTCTGATTGATGCGTATAGCAGTAAACGTTCCTGGCTCTTATTCTGCGAAGCATTCCTTGTTTTGATTATCGTGACGGCAACGATCCTAAGCCCTTTACTCAACGCGATTCACTACATCGCCATCCTCTTCTTCCTGGGAAGTTTCATCGCCGCGACCCACGATATCGCTATTGACGGCTATTACCTTGAGGCGCTCAACCAAGCCGAGCAGGCCCAATACTTGGGATTTCGGGTCATGGCCTACCGCATCGCCATGATGACCGGGACCGGGGTCATCGTGACAGTTGGCGCCATGATTGGTTGGAGCTGGGCCTTCGCCCTGGCATCACTGATCATGGGAGCCCTGTTTTCCCTGCACTCCGTAATACTTCCTCAGGTCTGCCAGCAGAAGAGTATCCCCAGACTCTCGCTACCTTTCAGGCAAAAGCACGCCTGGATAATAGGATCCATCGCAGCGACTCTGATCAGCGTTACCCTTCTGACCAACCGAAGCACTAACTTCACACCATTGACCAACAATCTCCCAGCCATTATCACCTTGAGTCTTTTCGCCGGACTAATCCTCATCTGGTATTCAAAAAAACGCCTCCAACAGCTGCTTCATGACAACCCTGATTCTTTTTACGCCAAATCATTCTTATCCTTCATCGACCAACCAAAAATCGGCGCCGTCCTGGGCTTCATCATCTTATGTAGAGCAGGTGAATACATGCTCTCCTGCATGTATTCACCATTCATGGTCGATCTCGGACTAAAGACTCATTATGGGTGGATTTCGGCTGGGGTTGGGCTGCCATGCTCCATTGCCGGAGCAATGCTTGGAGGCTGGGCAATCAGCAGAACAGGACTCAAACGGACGATTTGGCCATTTCTACTTCTTCAAAACCTAACAAATATTGCCTACATGATCCTGGCGTTGCACTACGCAGACCTCATAGGCCCACCTCCACCTACAGAAGAAGCAGATCTTAGCCTCTTACTTTCAGTGGCCTCAATCCATGGCTTTGACCAATTTGCAGGAGGCTTAGGGACGGCGGTGCTGATGACCTTTCTCATGCGACTCTGCCACTCAGACTTCAAGGCGTCGCACTATGCAATCGGTACTGGCTTGATGAGTATCAGCGGACTCTACGCCGGGGTAATCAGTGGCTTTTTGACCGCTTGGTTAGGGTATGGATTGTTTTTCGGAATAAGTTTTTTACTATCAATCCCCGGTATGGCGATGGTTTTCTTTTTACCGATTCACGAGAACGAATCAACAGAGGAGCAGATCGCATAAAAAAAGGGAATATGACTCAAGGCCAAGAAGCCTGATCATATTCCCTCTGAAACTCTTCAAAATAAGTAACTATCCAGCAACACCACATCTGCTTTGTCATAAGCCTGCTCACATAGACGGGCTATAGTTCGCAGGCTTATTTCGCGCATCTGTAGCGCTGCTGAATAGTTACAGTTCCCGACATCTGCTTGTTTTGCGGATTGAGCTGGATAGTTACCCAAATAACAGACTGCAATAAGTTATCTTGACATGCCCGTTGATGTAATTCCCTTATCGGCAATCGCCACTGCAATCGAAAACCCACCTCCGGACATAACTCACAAACCCTTCACCAAAGATTTACTTCGCCATCTTAGCATCTAACGCCTTACTGATCTTATCACTGATATCAAGAGATTCTGCCGAATAGAGCAACCCGTTGCTTCGAGATTTTTCAAAAACAAGGGATAAACCATCAGCCTTGGCAATTTCATTGATCACTGCTTGCAGCTCCTTGAAGATGGGCTCCAGGACCTTCTTCTCCATCTGCTTCATTTCAAACTGAGCATCCTCAACCTTAAGCTGATACTCGCGCATTTTCTTCTGATAATCCCGTTCCTTACCAGCTTTAACCTCTTCACTCCAAGCAGACGCCTTCTTCTCGATCTCCTCCGCCTGGGCCTTCAATGCATCCTGATCACCTTTGAATTTAGGCTCAAGTTCAGCTTTTTTGGCCTCCATTGCCTTCCGGGCCTCGGTGCCAACACGTGATTTTTCGATAATCTGCTGAATATTAAAGGTGGCAATTTTCAGCTCAGCACCTAATGATGGCACAACGGAGGCAAAAAATGCCACAAGAACAACACCACACAAAAAACGTAACGATTTCATAACAATACACCCTTTAATGATTAAAATCCATGTTGCCACCCGCGCAAAAGGCATAAAAAAAACCGTGGCATCTCTTCAGAAGAAAAGATGCCACGGTTTAAAGCCGAAGAAGGAGCGGGTTAAACCATCTGCCGCATCACTTATTACTGTTGAACAAAATCAGCACGACGATTCTGAGACCAAGCAAGTTCGTCATGTCCAAAATTCAAAGGCTTCTCTTCACCATAGCTGATGGTGTTCATCCGGCTCTCACCAACACCCATGTTAGCCAAATACTGTTTTGCAGCAATAGCTCTTCTCTCGCCAAGAGCCATATTGTATTCGTTGGTACCACGCTCGTCACAATTGCCTTCAATGGCAATCATAGCCTGAGGATTATCCTTCAGGTAGGTAGCGTTAGTCTCCATCCGGGTTTGTTGATCAGCACGAACACCTGACTTATCAAAGTCAAAATATACCGGCAACATTGGACCAGTGGTTCGACCTTCCAAAATAGTGAAGGCTGACTTTGGCGCCATAGGCTGGGCATCAAGCGCCTCAGCACCCATATCCTGCTGACCAGCAAAAGCAGGCGTGGCTGCTTCCTCGGCCTTAACCTTCTTCTGGCTACAACCGCTGGCCATAAACACAGCCCCCATCATTACACCAACCGCAACTAACTTTAAGTAACTCTTAACCATCTCTTCTCCTCCCAAATAAGGAATGCTTTGTTTTCTCTGCCCAAAAACAGAGTTTTTATGATATAAAAACTACACCAATAATTCAACACATTTCATGTAATCATCAAAAAAAATCCACTGACTCCTTGAGGAAAATCACAGCAAGAAATCAGATATCAATCCACCACCTCCAACTATCAATCATAAAAAGAAAAATGATACGTTGACAGGTTTCATTTTTTTTGGGAATTTAAGTCGTAGGTTTAAAGGTCTAAAATTTTCACTCGGATATCTAAACATAGACGCGGTCACACCTTCAAACACTAATTTTCAAAACTGTTAAAAAATGATACAAACGGTCGGCAAATATACAGCAACTATTTATTTTCGCAAATAGAATCGCTCATCTCATAAAAATAATTTTCTTAGGCCACATGGATAATAATACGATTCTCGAACAAATGATCTCAATCAACAAATTTGGAACTTTTTTTGGAGTAAAACAAGAAGTCCTTGAAACGGTATGGAATAGCCTGACCGCTCCGGAGGGCAATTCAGTCACATACGTCAGCATGGAAATTGGAGCGGACAACGATGTCCTCAACCCGGTAAAGAATAAATTAGAGCAACTCCCCTTCAGCAGCGGAGACTCCCGCCTTAAGTATTTCACTAGCAAATTCCTTCACGACTCAGGGAAAATACCTAACTACAGCGGCGGTCTCGGGGTCTTAGCAGGCGATACCTTGAAGAGTTTCGCAGACTGTACCATTCCAGTGGTGGCCATCTCACTGCTCTACCGCAAAGGGTACTTTTCCCAACTAATCGATTCACGCGCTGGACAAATAGCCTACTCGACCCAATGGCGTCCAGAGGAGACATCAAACCTTTACCTTCTGAAAGACCCCGTCAATCCTGACATACCTCTTCAAATTGAAATTCCTTTTTTTGAACGTGGTGACAAGAAAGTCAGCGCTTACGCTAATCTCTGGGTAAAAATGGAGATTAACAGCACACTTGATTTTTTTGTTCCGGAAATCCTGCTTGACTACAGCATCTCCCCTTCACCTAGTTGGATCTGCATGGCCGCTGAGCATCTCTACGATAGTCGGAGTGAACGTTCCAAGATAATCCAGCGCCGTCTGTTGGGCGCCGGCGTCATTCCTGTCATGCAGGCCCTTGGAATTACTTCAAATACTATCCATCTAAACGAACAGCACGGTGTGGTGGTGGTACTTCATCTGATCGCCGATTACCTTCAGCATAAATTTGGCGTCGACTACCCCATCCTGGCCGAAGACAAAGATATACTTGATGCGGCAAACAAAGCGGCGGAACGGATGGTTTACACCATCCACACCCCAGTCAAGGCAGGACACGACCGTTTCAGCAAGGACCTCTACTCCGAATTAGGACACTCCTTTTGTCAACGAATCCTCGGGCTTCTCGCTCAAGATGAGGACAACTCAGACCTCTTCAACTTTACTAACCTCGCCATGAAGGTAAATCGGGCGAGCAACAGTGTCAGCCGAATCCACCAACAGGTCACTCAGAAACAATTCCCCAAATACGCCCACAAAATCAAAGCAGTAACCAACGGGGTCCACCACCTTACGTGGATCAGCAAGGCCAAAGCCGAGTTATACGACAGCTTCAAAGAATTTCACCATTGGCGGCTGGATCCCGGCGTTTTTGCCAACGCCTCACAACTCCAGGAAAACAACAAATTTCGAACATACCTTGAGCAAGCATGGCTGACTGACACCACGCTCCTGACTACCTACATCAATCAAATGCTTATCCAGCACCGCAACCAAATGCACGAAACCTGGATCGATCCACCAAATTTCATCTCACACCTGGATGAAAAGAGCAGAGATCTCAATCCGAATATCTTCACCATAGGCTTTGCCCGACGCTTCTCCACTTACAAACGGGCAGATTTGATCTTCGACAACATCGATATACTGGCCAAGATCGTAGTCGAGCACAACTGGCCAGTCAACTTCGTGTTTGCCGGCAAGGCACATCCCTCAGACGAACCAGGAAAAAGCATTATCAAGCTACTGCTCGACCGCCAACAAGAGCTTTACGAGAAAAGCAAAGGCCTGGCCAAACTGATATTTATCCCCGGCTATGACATGGCCATCGCCAAGCTGATGGTGGCAGGAGTACACTCATGGCTGAACACCCCCAAGAGACCACTTGAAGCCAGCGGCACCAGCGGCATGAAGGCAGCGATCAATGGGATCCCCAACATCAGCATCATGGACGGTTGGTGGGTCGAGGGCTATCATGATGGCAAGACAGGATGGAAATTCGGCGCCGAAACTATCGTTACCGAATCTTGCCTCAGCGAAGATGCTGCCTGCCTCCTGTACGAGGAAGATTCAACATCATTCTACAAAGTGTTCCCTCAAATCCTACAAGCCTTCTATGACAAAAGCCTACGCTCGCAATTCATCGACAAATGCATCAACAATATCGCCTTAAACGGTCCGATTTTTAATACTCACCGTCTGGCAGCCGAATATGTCAATCTTTACAAGTTGCCACTTCCAGCGCCAGTCACAAAAAAAATCCATCGGCTTGCTTCACTCTACGACAGCAACCGCTGAGAACTTTAGCAAATTGTATCACAATACGTATTGCTTCTTGTCGTTCGTAGTCAGGTTTGGTAGAAATTAACCTAAAAAGAGCGTAACTATCCAGCGACACCACATCTGCTTTGTCATAAGCCTGCTCACATAGACGGGCTATAGTTCGTAGACTTATTTCGCCCATCTGTAGCGCTGCTGAATAGTTACAAAAGAGCAAAGCAAATTGCTTTTCAATACCCAACCATGATAATCTCGTAAAAAATCACGGGATGGCTCTGCCGTTGACCTAACAATTTTTCACAATCAACATCGACACCGACAGCACTAAGGAACATGACATGGGTGACATCGTTCGTTTTGGCATATCGATCACAGATGACCTATTACTCCGCTTCGACGACCTGATAGCAGAAAAAGGCTATGTCAATCGCTCGGAAGCAATTAGGGACCTGATCCGCAACGCTTTAATAGAAAGGGATTTAACCAACGAACAAGAAGAAGCCATAGGCACCATTTCCATGGTCTATGACCATCACACAAGAGACCTTGCGGACAAACTCACAGAACACCAGCACTCACACCACAAGGAGATCATCTCCGCCTTGCACGTCCATCTTGATCATCACCACTGCCTGGAAGTTGTGGTTGCCAAAGGAATCGCCTCTAACATAAAAAGGCTGGCAGACGAACTGATTGGCACTAAAGGGGTCAAGCATGGCAAACTGATGATGACCACCAACAAAGGGTTAGGCTGAGCAGCTCGGACAGTAAAAAACCGTTACAAAATAAGGTTGTCAGTTTACGGTTGACAGTTGACGGTGATTGGGTCCTGCCAATGGCTGAGGACACACTGACATTGAGTATCATGCGATGATTTATGACTAAGGGACGCGGAAATTACCAATTTACCATAACGCATCCCGGCTTTGGGTCAGATTTGGTCGCAATCCAGGTAAATTGGTAACTTCCGAGTCCCTAACCATGATTCTTTTAACTGTAAACCGATAACTGATTACCGTTAACCTGTGCAGTTAGTTACGATTATTCCTTTATTGAAGGCGGCACAGTGTTTGTTTCGAGGGCTTTGCGAATAGCACTAAGGTCTGCTTTGGGGAGCGAAACAGCCGATGGCTGCTCGGCCTGGGTGATGGCTTGACGATATGCTTTTTCTGCAGCCAGATAATCTCCAAGGGCCGCGTGAGCTAAACCAAGATGATAGTGAACCATGACGTCCTGTGAGTTGATCCTGATTGCCTTCAGGAATTGTTCAACCGCCTCCTTCTCTCGACCAGTCCGGCTCATAACCAACCCGAGTCCGTCAATAGCATTAAAATTCTCCGGGGCCGATTTCAAAACAGTACTGAACTCCGCTTCTGCCTCAACATACTTCTTCTTTCTCAGTAAAACCATTCCCAGCTTATTACGCACCTCATGCTGTTCCGGCTGAAACTCCAACAGTATCTGATACTCCGTCTCAGCCACGGCATCTGGCATATTGGCATCAGTCACATGGCCCCATCCCTGATTGGATTGGCACAGAAGAAGAAACACCAGACCCGCTATCGCGCATAACATTCTCCGGCATGGTAAGCGATCACAGGGCACCCCCTCTGCTTTGTCATGGGGCTGCTCACCCAGTGTATAGCTCGCAACCCCATTTCGCGCATCTGGGGTACCCTGCAATCGCTTACAGTTCTGAGGCAGAGCGCAGTTTCTAGTTTTTACCCCGAGATCACTTATCCGGCATGAGCTGCCAAGCCCCACCCACCCCCAAAGACACTCCAGCCATCGTTTGGTCATCGAATATTTCCTCATATTAAAGCCCGGCCAGCCCCTGAATCGAGTGGTAGAGAGTATAAGCGCCAAGGACAGTAATGACCACAGCGCTGACAATGCCCATCCGTCGCCCAAACTCCTGATTGGCTGCAATCTGCTCGGTCAAACGGCCGGCATGGGACAGAACCACGCCGATAGTCATCATCACCACTCCCAAGCCCACCGAGAAAAAGATCGCCATGGTCAACCCTTGAGCAATACGACCAGCGGCAATCGCTGCCAGCAAGGTAGCAATCGCTGCCGGACAAGGGACCAATCCGCCAGAGATTCCAAGGATCAGAAGATTCCACTTTTTATACGCCTGCTTCTCTGTGGCTCGGCCACCCCCAACTTCGATACTGGGCTTCTGATCATGACCATGATCGTGCTCCAGATCAGAACTATGGCGCTGATGTTCGTCTTTGCCGTGATCGTGAGCCAGTGAGGGGCCATGACTATGCCCATGTCCGTGGCCGTGACCATGCCCACCGTGGCCAAAGAGATGAGAATGATGACCGCCTTGACCACCCAATCGCTGAGTTAACATCCAGATACCCACGATCAGGATCAAGATCGATGAGCCCAGACCAAGCCAGGCGTGCAGTTGCGTCTCGGTATAAGTATGAGAGAGAGCCTTGGCGATAATTCCCAGCATGATAACACTAAAGGTATGGGTG
This window contains:
- the glgP gene encoding alpha-glucan family phosphorylase — translated: MDNNTILEQMISINKFGTFFGVKQEVLETVWNSLTAPEGNSVTYVSMEIGADNDVLNPVKNKLEQLPFSSGDSRLKYFTSKFLHDSGKIPNYSGGLGVLAGDTLKSFADCTIPVVAISLLYRKGYFSQLIDSRAGQIAYSTQWRPEETSNLYLLKDPVNPDIPLQIEIPFFERGDKKVSAYANLWVKMEINSTLDFFVPEILLDYSISPSPSWICMAAEHLYDSRSERSKIIQRRLLGAGVIPVMQALGITSNTIHLNEQHGVVVVLHLIADYLQHKFGVDYPILAEDKDILDAANKAAERMVYTIHTPVKAGHDRFSKDLYSELGHSFCQRILGLLAQDEDNSDLFNFTNLAMKVNRASNSVSRIHQQVTQKQFPKYAHKIKAVTNGVHHLTWISKAKAELYDSFKEFHHWRLDPGVFANASQLQENNKFRTYLEQAWLTDTTLLTTYINQMLIQHRNQMHETWIDPPNFISHLDEKSRDLNPNIFTIGFARRFSTYKRADLIFDNIDILAKIVVEHNWPVNFVFAGKAHPSDEPGKSIIKLLLDRQQELYEKSKGLAKLIFIPGYDMAIAKLMVAGVHSWLNTPKRPLEASGTSGMKAAINGIPNISIMDGWWVEGYHDGKTGWKFGAETIVTESCLSEDAACLLYEEDSTSFYKVFPQILQAFYDKSLRSQFIDKCINNIALNGPIFNTHRLAAEYVNLYKLPLPAPVTKKIHRLASLYDSNR
- the nikR gene encoding nickel-responsive transcriptional regulator NikR; this encodes MGDIVRFGISITDDLLLRFDDLIAEKGYVNRSEAIRDLIRNALIERDLTNEQEEAIGTISMVYDHHTRDLADKLTEHQHSHHKEIISALHVHLDHHHCLEVVVAKGIASNIKRLADELIGTKGVKHGKLMMTTNKGLG
- the pal gene encoding peptidoglycan-associated lipoprotein Pal, which translates into the protein MVKSYLKLVAVGVMMGAVFMASGCSQKKVKAEEAATPAFAGQQDMGAEALDAQPMAPKSAFTILEGRTTGPMLPVYFDFDKSGVRADQQTRMETNATYLKDNPQAMIAIEGNCDERGTNEYNMALGERRAIAAKQYLANMGVGESRMNTISYGEEKPLNFGHDELAWSQNRRADFVQQ
- a CDS encoding tetratricopeptide repeat protein; translation: MRKYSMTKRWLECLWGWVGLGSSCRISDLGVKTRNCALPQNCKRLQGTPDARNGVASYTLGEQPHDKAEGVPCDRLPCRRMLCAIAGLVFLLLCQSNQGWGHVTDANMPDAVAETEYQILLEFQPEQHEVRNKLGMVLLRKKKYVEAEAEFSTVLKSAPENFNAIDGLGLVMSRTGREKEAVEQFLKAIRINSQDVMVHYHLGLAHAALGDYLAAEKAYRQAITQAEQPSAVSLPKADLSAIRKALETNTVPPSIKE